GCGCCCACGCACCGGCTGGCCGTACTCGCCTCGTACCGCGCGGACGACCTGCACCGGCGTCATCCGTTGCGTCCGCTGCTCGCCGAGCTCGTGCGGCTGCCCGCCGTCGAGCGGCTGGAGCTGCGGCCGCTGGCCGACGGCGAGGTCGCCCGGCTGGTGCGGGCCCTGCGCGAGGGGCCGTTGCCGGACACCACCTTGCGGCGGATCGTCGAGCGGGCGGAGGGCAACGCCTTCTACGCCGAGGAACTGCTCGCCGCCACGGGCAGCGGGGGCGGCGGAGTGCCCAGCGGACTCGCGGACGTGCTGCTGATCCGGTTCGAGCAGCTGTCCGACACCGCTCAGCAGGTACTGCGCACCGCCGCGGTGGCCGGGCGGCGCGTCGAGCACGACCTGTTGCGCGATGCCGTACGGCTGCCCGAGGACGAGTTGGAGACGGCGCTGCGGGAGGCCATCGGGCGGCAGTTGCTGGTATCGGGTGACGGTGGCACGTACGCGTTCCGGCACGCCCTCGCCCGGGAGGCCGTGTACGCCGATCTGCTGCCGGGCGAGCGGTCACGGCTGCACGGAGCGTTCGCCCGGCTCCTCGACGGAGCGGGACGTCGGCCCGAGAGCGCCGCGGAGCGGGCCCATCACTACCGGGAGAGCCATGACCTGGCCCCCGCGCTCGCCGCCTCGCTGGAGGCCGCGGACCACGCACACCTGGTGGGAGCGCCCGCCGAGGAGCTACGGCATCTGGAGGCGGCCCTCGACCTGTGGTCGGCGGTGGAACCGTCCGCGCGGCCCGTGGGTGAGGGCCTCGACCGGGTCCGGCTGATGCTGCGGGCCTCGGCTGCCGCCGCGCACACCGGGGAGCTGCACCGGGCGGTCTCGCTGACGCGTGCCGCGCTCGCCGGTGTCGGCCAGGAAACGGACCCCGAACTCGCCGCCCAGGTGCGGTACACGCTCGCCGGGACACTGATGAGCGTCGACAACCTCACCGCGGCCTTCGCCTACAGCCGCGAGGCATTGGCCATGATCCCCGCCGATCCCCCGTCGCGTACCTGGGTGTGGGCCGCGGCGACGCATGTGCTGGCGGCCCGGCATGTCTCGGAGAACGAGATCGCGCTGCGGGTCGCCCGGCAGGCCCTGGCCACCGCGGAACAGCTCGATGTGCCGGACGCCCAGGCTGATCTGCTGATCTCGCTCGCCATTCTCGAAGGCGGCGGCCGTCGCACGGTGGCGGGCCGGGAGCGGTTGCGTCAGGCCCGGGACCTGGCCCGGAGCGCGGGGAACACTCCGGTGGAGATGCGTGCGCTGTTCAATCTCGCCGTCGGCTCCTTCGAGTCCGGGCACCTCGACGAGTGTCTGCCCTGGCTCACCGAAGGCCTGGACCGGGCCCGCCGCGCCGGGCTGCTGTCGTCGCCGTATCCGATGGAGATGCGCTACCTCCGGCTGCTGCTCCTGTACACGCTCGGCCGCTGGGACGACTGCGTCCGGGCGGCGGACGCCGACGTCGAGGTGCTGCCCGCGGCGGGCGGGTACACGGTGGCGCCCGCACTGTACGTGGCTCTCGCGCGGGGGGACTTCAGGGCCGTCGACCGGGCCCGGGTGCTGTTGGAGGGGCCGTTCGACTGGATGGCCACGCTCGTCGCGGGCATCGCGCTGACCGACGCGGCGGCGCTGCAGGGTGATGCGGAGGCTGCCGTGGCACATATGCGGTCCACCGTGGCGGCCCTCACCGACGAGGCGGGCACGCCTCCCCACGTCACCGTCCGGCTGGCCACCCTCGCGCTGTCCGCGGTTGCCGACCGTTCCGCCGACCTGCGTCTTAAAGGGGACGAGCCCGGGGCGGCCCGCTGGGCCGGGACCGCGACCGAGCTGGTGGAGCTGGCACGGAGCGCCGCCGTGCACGGCGAGGGCGGGATACCGCAGGGCCCGGAGGGACAGGCGTGGCTGGCCCGGGCCGAGGCGGAGTGGACGCGGGCCGTGTCCGGGCCGGACGTGCAGGCGTGGGCCAGGGCGGTCGCCGCGTTCGACTTCGGTGACGTGTACGAACCGGCGCGCTGCCGGCTGCGGTACGCCGAGGCCCTCCTCGCGGCCGACCGGCGCGAGGAGGCGGCCGCGGAGGCCCGCGGCGCTCGCGAGGTGTTGGCCGGGCTCGGCGCCAAGGTGCTGCTTGAGCAGGCGGACGAGCTGATCCGACGCATCCGGCCGGCCGACGCCCCTGCCCCCGCGTCGCTGCTCACGGCCCGCGAGCAGGACGTGCTGCGACTGCTTTCCCGGGGGCGCAGCAACCGTCAGATCGGCGAGGAACTGTTCATCACCGGCAAGACGGCGAGCGTGCACGTCTCCAACATCCTCGCCAAGCTCGGCGCGGCGAGCCGTACCGAAGCCGTGGCCGTCGCCTACCGCAAGGGGCTGATCGCCCCGGAGACGGCACCCGACGGCTGACAGACTGTCAGTTGCGTGCGCAGTCGAGGCTGTTCACGTCGACGGCGTCCGCCATGGCCTGCATTCCCTTGTCGTTGGGGTGGATGTGGTCCCCGCCGTCGAAGAAGGGGAGCATCCGTTCGTGGTCGTAGGGGCTGCGGAGGATGTGGTCGAAGTCGGTGACCGCGTCGAACTCGTCGCTGTGGGTCCTGATGTAGGTGTTGACCTCCTGGCGTACGGTCTCGGCGGCCGGGTCCCATTCCGGCCAGCCCTTGAAGGGGGCGATGGTGGAGACGACCACGCACCTGCCGGCGTCGTGGGCCCGGTCGACGATCTCGCCGTATCCGTGGATCAGGTCCTGTGCGGTGACGCCGGAGTGGGCCTTGAGGTCGTTGACTCCCTCGAAGAGGAAGACGGTGTGCACGCCTGGCTGGGAGAGCACGTCCCGGTCCAGCCGGTTCAGGGCGCTCGGCCCGGCGCCGTCGGCCAGCACCTTGTTGCCGGAGATCCCCTCGTCGGCCACGCCCTTGACCGTGATGTGCGCCTTCTGGAGGCGGCGGGCCAGGTAGTCGGGCCAGCGGCGGTTGAGGTCGCCGGTGGACTGCCAGCCGTCGGTGATGGAGTCGCCGAGCGCGATCACGGAACCGGTGGCGGCGGCCGTGCGCACCGAGACGTTGTCGAGGTAGAACCACGATCCGACGGTGTCGGGCCAGTTGGCACCGCTTTCCTCGGCGGTGTGGTCGCCCTGTGTGGCGTACGACGTCTGCAGGGCCATCGAGTGCCCGGTGACCGGGCCGGCCGCGTCCGGGGTGTGCAGGCTGACGACCAGGTTCGACCCGGCGGCCAGCGGGCCGGGCACCGGGTCGCTGTACACGGTGGAGCCCGGCTCCAGGGTGACGGAGGACGAGCCGTCGAAGGTGAGCCGCCGGTTGGAGCCGCGCGCCAGTTGGGCGCCCTTGAGCTGGAGCCCGGCGTAGACGCTGTCGAAGGTCACCGGCCGGTCCCCGAAGGCGTTGGAGAGCCGGATGCGCGGGTCCCGGCCGCCGACGCTGGTGTGCACGACCATGCGGTAGCCGCGGTCGGCGACCGACTCGCCGATGCGGTAGGCGCTCGCGCCCCAGGTGATCACCCCGTCGGGCGGGCCGACGGCGGCCGGTGCGGGCGTGGCCTGGCACACGGCGGCCACGACTGTGACGGCGATCAGCCGGGTCCTGCGGGCTGTCCGGCGCCTCATCGGTCGAAGCCCTTCAGGGTGACGGTGGCACCCGGCTTCAGTGTCACCGTGCGGGCGCTTCCGGCGTGCGCGACCGTCGTGGTACGGCCGCCGACGCTCCGGATCCGTGCTTCGGTCGGTTTCCCATCCCGCCAGCGTAGGTCGACGACGAAGCCGCCGCGCGCGTCCGCTCCCGCGAGGGAGCCGGAGGCGGCCCAGGCGTCGGGCATGGCGGTGAGGGCGCCTGTCGCGGCGGTGACGGCGAGGACGCTGCGTCGGGACGGGTGGGGGGTCATGGCGGCTCCTGGTGGCTCGGTCAGGACTTCGGTATGTCGATCCGGTCGATGTCCGGTGCGTAGCCGGTGCCGCTGTCGAAGGTGATGGTGTTGGTGCCGGCCTTGAGCGTCACGGGTACGTACACGCTCGACACGGTCCCCCAGTCGCCGGTGGCGGGGAGCTTGTGCCGGGTGGTGCCGCCGCCGTTGGCCGAGATGTCCACCGAGCGGGCGTCACCGCTGATGTAGGAGATCTTGATCTGGTAGGTGCCGGCCTTGGCGACGACGACGTCACGGAAGGTCAGAGAGCCTCCGAGGTACAAGTTGCCGACCTTCTTTCCGTCGGAGCAGGCGGGGCAGTCGGCGACGGAGGCGTTGCCGCCGAGGGTGTTCGCGGAGGACTCGGCCTCGTAGCCGGTGAAGGTGAGTGCGGTGCCGTGCGGGGTGACCGTGAACAGATGGGAGCCGTGGGCGGGCAGGGCCTGGGTCACCTTGTTCCTGTGGGTGCCGAGGTTCTCGTGGTTCCACAGGTCCCGGACGGACGCGTTGCCGGTGAAGCCGAGGGTGGACCAGTCGGCGGTGACGGCGGCCGGGGCGTCGGCCAGGTTGAACAGGGCGACGGTGTAGGTGCCGTCGGGGTTCTTCGCGGCCCAGACCTGCTGGGGGTCGGACGGGGTGACGGGGTGTGCGGGCGGGTTGGGGCCCTGGTCGAGGGCGATGACCTCGCGGTTGGTCAGCAGGGCGAGGCCGTAGGAGTCGAGGCGGGTGAGGTCGTCGCCGGTGTAGAGGGGGGACTTGGCTATGGCCCACAGGGTGGCGTAGCTCTGCCGCTCGGCCTTGGTGAGGCCGTCCATGGCGCCGTTGCCGACGTCGAGGGAGTCGAGGTCGTTCCAGCCGCCGGGTCCGGCGTGCCGGGTCCAGGCGGGGGTGTCGTCCCAGCGGTCGTCGACGGAGTTCTCCCAGCTGACGAGGGTGTTGCAGTAGCACTCGACGTCGGTGTCGATGCGCCAGCCCTGGGAGTACTTCTTCCAGTCGGCGGCGTGCCCGATGTCGAGGGACCAGGACACTTCGAGGTGGATCGGGCGGCCGGTCGCGGCGATCGCCTTGTTCCAGGCGGCCACGTCGGCAACGTTGTCGTACTGGTCGCCGCTCTTGCCCGAGCCGGGGCCGACGCCGTCGAGCTTGAGGAAGTCATAGCCCCAGTCGGCGATCAACTGGGCCTGGGAGTCTATGTACTTGGCCGTGCACGGCTTGGAGAAGTCGAGCTTGTACGAACTGTCCCAACCGTTGGTGGTGCGCAGGTCGCCGTAGACGATGTCGGCGGTGGTGCAGCCTGCGGCGTTCCGGACCGGTGTCCTCCCGTCGCCGTAGGCCGCCTTCTCCAGGCCGGCCGGGAGGTAGATGCCGGCCTTGAGGCCCTTGGCGTGGATGCGGTCGGCGACGGCTTTCATGCCGCTGGGGAAGCGGACCGGGTCGGGCTTCTGGCGGCCGTACTGGTCGAACCCGGACTTCCAGGTCTTGTCCATCCACCAGCCGGCGTCAATGTTGACGTACTCGTAGCCGTACTTCTTCAGCTTGGCGGCCAGGGCGTCGGTCTGCTTCAGGACGTTGACCTCGGTGAGGTAGCTGTAGTCGCCGTCCGGGTTGAGACCCGGGTACTTGGACGACTGCATGCTCCAACTGCTCCAGCCCATGTAGGGCTTGGCGGCGAGGGCGGGAGCGGGGGTGTCGGCGGCGTGGGCCGTGGGGACGGCGACCGTGGTGAGGGCGAGCACCAGCAGGGCTCTCGCGGGCATGGCGAAGTACGAGGATGACCGCATGGGTCGGGCCTCCAATGGGGTGGGGATTCTTATCGGCTCGTGTCCGAGGTGATGAAGGACTGGATGGCGGTGGCGGCGGCGCCGCGCGCCCACTCCTCGAAGGGCAGGGGGCGGGTGCGGACGTCGCACCGGGCGGCTGAGCCGAAGGCGGCCGCGACGAAGGCGTCGCGGATCTGTTCGGCGAACAGGTCGTAGGCGGCGAGTCCCTCGCCGGAGATGATCACGCGTTCGGGGCCGAGGAGGTTGGCGACGGTGGCGATGCCCCGGCCGATCGCCTCGCCCGCGCGTGCGAACACGTCCCGGGCTCCGGGGACGCCTTCCCGGGCCAGGGCCAGGGCCTGCTCGGGGCCGGTGAGTTCGGCGCCGGTGGCCTCGCGGATCTGCCGGACGATCGCGGCCTCCCCCGCTATCGCCTCGACGCAGCCGCGGTTGCCGCAGTGGCAGAGCGGACCGGCCGGGTCGACGGTCACGTGCCCGATCTCGCCCGCCACTCCGTGCGCCCCGGCGACCACCCGGCCGTGCACCACCAGCCCGCATCCGATGCCGGCGCCGACGGTCACGACGGCGAAGTCGGACAGTCCCACACCGGCCCCGAACCACTGCTCGGCGACCGTCAGGGCGCGTACGTCGTTGTCGACGGTGACCGGCAACCCGGTGGTCATGGCGGCGAGTTCGGCGAGCGGGACGTCGCGCCACTCCAG
This is a stretch of genomic DNA from Streptomyces sp. NBC_00285. It encodes these proteins:
- a CDS encoding helix-turn-helix transcriptional regulator — protein: MSQISISAPFIGREDEVARLSGVLERARGGEARAVLVAGDAGVGKTRVLNEVTGKAARSGMTVLTGHCVDLGDVGLPYLPFTEVLGVLAADPRFTDVVSSRPAVERLLGAGSPGDSGGRLRLFEEIAGLLADLADIAPLLLVLEDLHWADQSSRDLLRFLLSRGILQRSAGGAPTHRLAVLASYRADDLHRRHPLRPLLAELVRLPAVERLELRPLADGEVARLVRALREGPLPDTTLRRIVERAEGNAFYAEELLAATGSGGGGVPSGLADVLLIRFEQLSDTAQQVLRTAAVAGRRVEHDLLRDAVRLPEDELETALREAIGRQLLVSGDGGTYAFRHALAREAVYADLLPGERSRLHGAFARLLDGAGRRPESAAERAHHYRESHDLAPALAASLEAADHAHLVGAPAEELRHLEAALDLWSAVEPSARPVGEGLDRVRLMLRASAAAAHTGELHRAVSLTRAALAGVGQETDPELAAQVRYTLAGTLMSVDNLTAAFAYSREALAMIPADPPSRTWVWAAATHVLAARHVSENEIALRVARQALATAEQLDVPDAQADLLISLAILEGGGRRTVAGRERLRQARDLARSAGNTPVEMRALFNLAVGSFESGHLDECLPWLTEGLDRARRAGLLSSPYPMEMRYLRLLLLYTLGRWDDCVRAADADVEVLPAAGGYTVAPALYVALARGDFRAVDRARVLLEGPFDWMATLVAGIALTDAAALQGDAEAAVAHMRSTVAALTDEAGTPPHVTVRLATLALSAVADRSADLRLKGDEPGAARWAGTATELVELARSAAVHGEGGIPQGPEGQAWLARAEAEWTRAVSGPDVQAWARAVAAFDFGDVYEPARCRLRYAEALLAADRREEAAAEARGAREVLAGLGAKVLLEQADELIRRIRPADAPAPASLLTAREQDVLRLLSRGRSNRQIGEELFITGKTASVHVSNILAKLGAASRTEAVAVAYRKGLIAPETAPDG
- a CDS encoding SGNH/GDSL hydrolase family protein; amino-acid sequence: MRRRTARRTRLIAVTVVAAVCQATPAPAAVGPPDGVITWGASAYRIGESVADRGYRMVVHTSVGGRDPRIRLSNAFGDRPVTFDSVYAGLQLKGAQLARGSNRRLTFDGSSSVTLEPGSTVYSDPVPGPLAAGSNLVVSLHTPDAAGPVTGHSMALQTSYATQGDHTAEESGANWPDTVGSWFYLDNVSVRTAAATGSVIALGDSITDGWQSTGDLNRRWPDYLARRLQKAHITVKGVADEGISGNKVLADGAGPSALNRLDRDVLSQPGVHTVFLFEGVNDLKAHSGVTAQDLIHGYGEIVDRAHDAGRCVVVSTIAPFKGWPEWDPAAETVRQEVNTYIRTHSDEFDAVTDFDHILRSPYDHERMLPFFDGGDHIHPNDKGMQAMADAVDVNSLDCARN
- a CDS encoding alpha-galactosidase D; the protein is MRSSSYFAMPARALLVLALTTVAVPTAHAADTPAPALAAKPYMGWSSWSMQSSKYPGLNPDGDYSYLTEVNVLKQTDALAAKLKKYGYEYVNIDAGWWMDKTWKSGFDQYGRQKPDPVRFPSGMKAVADRIHAKGLKAGIYLPAGLEKAAYGDGRTPVRNAAGCTTADIVYGDLRTTNGWDSSYKLDFSKPCTAKYIDSQAQLIADWGYDFLKLDGVGPGSGKSGDQYDNVADVAAWNKAIAATGRPIHLEVSWSLDIGHAADWKKYSQGWRIDTDVECYCNTLVSWENSVDDRWDDTPAWTRHAGPGGWNDLDSLDVGNGAMDGLTKAERQSYATLWAIAKSPLYTGDDLTRLDSYGLALLTNREVIALDQGPNPPAHPVTPSDPQQVWAAKNPDGTYTVALFNLADAPAAVTADWSTLGFTGNASVRDLWNHENLGTHRNKVTQALPAHGSHLFTVTPHGTALTFTGYEAESSANTLGGNASVADCPACSDGKKVGNLYLGGSLTFRDVVVAKAGTYQIKISYISGDARSVDISANGGGTTRHKLPATGDWGTVSSVYVPVTLKAGTNTITFDSGTGYAPDIDRIDIPKS
- a CDS encoding ROK family transcriptional regulator; its protein translation is MRQTSRAETFPVNTPAASQVFTTVLSQGPLPRLEVARRVGLSPAAVTKAVRPLIEAGYLVEGADDEARPALGRPANLVRVDGGRALFIGVKVTGDEIIAVLTDLCCRIRTARHLPLPDRDPKTVLASITELVQRLLAETDGSTAAVLGLGIAVSGDVDRGEGAVRYSPFLEWRDVPLAELAAMTTGLPVTVDNDVRALTVAEQWFGAGVGLSDFAVVTVGAGIGCGLVVHGRVVAGAHGVAGEIGHVTVDPAGPLCHCGNRGCVEAIAGEAAIVRQIREATGAELTGPEQALALAREGVPGARDVFARAGEAIGRGIATVANLLGPERVIISGEGLAAYDLFAEQIRDAFVAAAFGSAARCDVRTRPLPFEEWARGAAATAIQSFITSDTSR